In Haloplanus rubicundus, one DNA window encodes the following:
- a CDS encoding DUF7527 domain-containing protein — translation MDGEILDAVAEWGTRPVADGVSGLYELADGEFTGAVSDGTTWAFVLNGRFVGVFDGVVEDFEDASLTAYTAPDLSLPLLYAMQARGGEVRGQYYSNDTPLSELDDTLSSGKFVGYVELSENVLSGDYYVVYYGGRALPVAFVGNNRRLLSGDEAFERAADEVGIYSVVDADIEVVDLPERPEGAAASKSESDSTDESGVVIAPDADDEAATESEPATDADGGAASGDAAAASTVTDDEVTSKSESTTDADDAADGDGATEAVDDGAPSGGDDFESLGELSGVDDTEADTVESASPADTDDAEAETDHSSSDDVATDADATDEAVGGTEAEATSGDRDRLHRELDAARERIAELETERDRIAGERDDLRAEADRLRERVAELEAAVERLEAESADDAEAPPDRTLDPDEALSGTNLFVRYADKADGTVERAAEGRISAAELRDNLRLEYHTEFESEGVSVDGRPFEAFLRATPEHQFAEWLLTAVVYEIRQTDTRAELSKLYEAIENVDRIDLDGEVDVTVEDGESGAESTTVTFDVVFRDKMGDPLFAAAFDDSREPTRAGAIRSLVDGARSVSQAVEAFAAAFVVTTSFFDADAMEVAIDATRGGLFSRSSRKSYVKLSRKSGFHLCLVEARDEDFFLTVPEL, via the coding sequence ATGGACGGCGAGATTCTCGACGCGGTGGCCGAGTGGGGGACCCGTCCCGTCGCGGACGGCGTCAGCGGCCTGTACGAGTTGGCCGACGGGGAGTTCACCGGCGCCGTCTCCGACGGCACGACGTGGGCGTTCGTCCTCAACGGTCGCTTCGTCGGCGTTTTCGACGGCGTCGTCGAGGACTTCGAGGACGCCTCGCTGACGGCCTACACCGCTCCCGACCTGTCGCTGCCGCTGCTCTACGCGATGCAGGCCCGCGGCGGCGAGGTCCGGGGGCAGTACTACTCGAACGACACGCCGCTGTCGGAACTCGACGACACCCTCTCGTCGGGCAAGTTCGTCGGCTACGTCGAACTCTCCGAGAACGTCCTCTCGGGGGACTACTACGTCGTCTACTACGGCGGCCGCGCGCTCCCCGTCGCGTTCGTCGGGAACAACCGCCGCCTGCTCTCCGGCGACGAGGCGTTCGAACGCGCCGCCGACGAGGTGGGTATCTACTCCGTCGTCGACGCCGATATCGAGGTGGTCGACCTGCCGGAGCGACCCGAGGGCGCGGCGGCATCGAAGTCGGAGTCCGACTCCACCGACGAGTCCGGCGTCGTGATCGCCCCGGACGCCGACGACGAGGCCGCGACGGAATCCGAGCCGGCGACCGACGCCGACGGCGGGGCCGCGTCGGGGGACGCGGCCGCTGCCTCCACCGTCACCGACGACGAGGTCACGTCGAAATCGGAGTCGACGACCGACGCCGACGACGCGGCCGACGGGGACGGCGCGACGGAGGCGGTGGACGACGGCGCGCCCTCCGGGGGCGACGACTTCGAGTCGCTCGGCGAACTCTCGGGGGTCGACGACACCGAGGCCGACACGGTCGAGTCGGCGTCGCCGGCCGACACGGACGACGCCGAGGCCGAGACCGACCACTCGTCGTCCGACGACGTGGCGACGGACGCCGACGCGACGGACGAGGCGGTCGGCGGGACCGAAGCCGAGGCCACGTCCGGGGACCGTGACCGGCTCCACCGCGAACTCGACGCCGCGCGCGAGCGGATCGCGGAACTGGAGACCGAACGGGATCGGATCGCGGGCGAGCGCGACGACCTCCGCGCGGAGGCCGACCGCCTCCGTGAGCGGGTGGCCGAACTGGAGGCGGCGGTCGAACGGCTCGAAGCCGAGTCGGCCGACGACGCCGAGGCGCCGCCGGACCGGACGCTCGACCCGGACGAGGCGCTCTCGGGGACGAACCTGTTCGTTCGCTACGCCGACAAGGCAGACGGGACGGTCGAACGCGCCGCGGAGGGCCGGATTTCGGCGGCGGAGCTGCGCGACAACCTCCGCTTGGAGTACCACACCGAGTTCGAGAGCGAGGGCGTCAGCGTCGACGGCCGACCGTTCGAGGCGTTCCTCCGGGCGACCCCCGAACACCAGTTCGCCGAGTGGCTGTTGACCGCCGTCGTCTACGAGATTCGGCAGACAGACACGCGGGCGGAGCTGTCGAAACTGTACGAGGCCATCGAGAACGTCGACCGCATCGACCTCGACGGGGAAGTGGACGTGACGGTCGAGGACGGCGAGAGCGGGGCGGAGTCCACGACGGTGACCTTCGACGTCGTGTTTCGGGACAAGATGGGCGATCCGCTCTTCGCGGCGGCGTTCGACGACTCGCGGGAACCGACGCGCGCCGGGGCGATCCGGTCGCTCGTCGACGGTGCGCGGTCGGTGAGTCAAGCGGTCGAGGCGTTCGCCGCGGCCTTCGTCGTGACGACGAGTTTCTTCGACGCCGACGCGATGGAGGTCGCAATCGACGCCACCCGGGGCGGGCTGTTCAGCCGCAGTTCACGGAAGAGCTACGTCAAACTGTCGCGCAAATCCGGGTTCCACCTCTGTCTGGTCGAGGCGCGAGACGAGGACTTCTTCCTGACCGTACCGGAACTCTAG
- a CDS encoding cytochrome c oxidase subunit 3 translates to MATDHGDDHGHHLPAVEDWPRGFGEASWWPFITALGAGGLYLAAALYIVAGGDESTINPMLAPIGAAASVGTFLLGLYGWLYHAFVAEFWSRGTNETSASALRWGMIAFLGSELATFGAVFTYYFFIRAGTWPPGELPHLTGSLVIINTVILVASSLTLHWAHVAIRKDDRRKFVLGLLATLLLGVVFIGGQVYEYYEFIVHTEFTITSGLFGSAFYGLTGLHGLHVSLGGALLAIVTIRALAGQYSAERHVSVSTVSMYWHFVDVVWIFLVVILYAGGALGA, encoded by the coding sequence ATGGCTACGGATCACGGTGACGATCACGGACATCACCTCCCGGCCGTCGAGGACTGGCCGCGAGGCTTCGGCGAGGCGAGTTGGTGGCCGTTCATCACGGCGCTGGGCGCGGGAGGACTCTATCTCGCGGCCGCCCTGTACATCGTCGCGGGCGGCGACGAATCGACGATCAACCCCATGCTCGCTCCGATCGGGGCCGCCGCGAGCGTCGGGACCTTCCTCCTCGGGCTGTACGGCTGGCTGTATCACGCCTTCGTCGCCGAGTTCTGGTCGCGAGGCACCAACGAGACGAGCGCGTCCGCGCTCCGCTGGGGGATGATCGCCTTCCTCGGGTCCGAACTCGCCACCTTCGGCGCCGTCTTCACGTACTACTTCTTCATCCGCGCGGGGACGTGGCCGCCGGGTGAACTCCCGCACCTGACGGGATCGCTCGTCATCATCAACACCGTGATTCTGGTGGCGTCCAGCCTGACGCTCCACTGGGCACACGTCGCCATCCGAAAGGACGACCGCCGAAAGTTCGTCCTCGGCCTACTGGCGACGCTCCTGCTCGGCGTCGTCTTCATCGGGGGACAGGTGTACGAGTACTACGAGTTCATCGTCCACACCGAGTTCACGATCACCTCCGGGCTGTTCGGCTCGGCCTTCTACGGCCTGACCGGCCTCCACGGCCTCCACGTCTCGCTCGGCGGTGCGCTCCTCGCCATCGTCACCATCCGAGCGCTCGCGGGTCAGTACTCCGCCGAGCGCCACGTCTCGGTCAGCACCGTCTCGATGTACTGGCACTTCGTCGACGTGGTCTGGATCTTCCTGGTCGTCATCCTGTACGCTGGCGGCGCGCTCGGCGCCTGA
- a CDS encoding DUF7410 domain-containing protein, with the protein MTDFDTDVPPDATPHVCEHCGRPFARERYLALHRGLDHAAALSDDERAAYETAHDAETDDLRRFRLLALAGVVALYFGFLLTYAVVT; encoded by the coding sequence ATGACCGACTTCGACACCGACGTTCCCCCCGACGCGACACCCCACGTCTGTGAGCACTGTGGACGACCGTTCGCCCGCGAGCGGTATCTGGCGCTCCACCGCGGTCTCGACCACGCGGCGGCGCTGTCCGACGACGAACGGGCGGCGTACGAGACGGCTCACGACGCGGAGACCGACGACCTCCGCCGGTTCCGACTGCTCGCGCTCGCGGGGGTCGTCGCGCTCTACTTCGGGTTCCTGCTGACGTACGCGGTGGTGACCTAG
- a CDS encoding CDGSH iron-sulfur domain-containing protein translates to MAREVTHTATGPKIITPEDIDDEKGDVAICLCGLSGSYPFCDGSHQRAEDEDPDERYKYVDGERRRISIAFEDS, encoded by the coding sequence ATGGCGCGCGAAGTCACCCACACCGCGACCGGGCCGAAGATCATCACGCCCGAGGACATCGACGACGAGAAAGGCGACGTGGCCATCTGTCTGTGCGGGCTGAGCGGCTCTTACCCCTTCTGTGACGGCTCCCACCAGCGGGCGGAGGACGAGGACCCCGACGAGCGGTACAAGTACGTCGACGGGGAGCGCCGGCGTATCTCGATAGCGTTCGAGGATTCCTGA
- a CDS encoding DUF7385 family protein, with translation MDDLDQLVSSLTPREENDEIKLYQNTVSVACPVCENPFDDLVVCKNEETSLEQIEPLDICVTVYEGSPLLFTHKHS, from the coding sequence ATGGACGACCTCGACCAACTCGTGTCGTCGCTGACGCCCCGTGAGGAGAACGACGAGATCAAACTCTACCAGAACACCGTCTCCGTCGCGTGTCCGGTCTGTGAGAACCCGTTCGACGACCTCGTGGTGTGTAAGAACGAGGAGACGAGCCTCGAACAGATCGAACCGCTCGACATCTGCGTCACCGTGTACGAGGGTAGTCCGCTGCTGTTCACGCACAAGCACTCATAA